The genome window CTCGACGCCGATCCGAAACCGCGTTGCGCGTCCAACACTCATCGCCTCGTCCTGTCCCGACTGCTCGCTCTTCTACACGCATCTCAACCAACTCAACCCTCCCACTACCCAGCCTCAACGCCAAGGCGACACATCGTGCATCGCTTCTAGTCGGCATCGATCCACCTTGCCACGCGCAACCACCCCGGACGGCTACTGGAATATCGCCTTCCCCGATACCCAGCAGGTCCAACACATCAACGCGCTCGCCCAaactcgtcgtcctccACCACGCCGCAGCTCACCTCACCACctccattcgtgattccctTTCAAGTTTGGCGCTCAATCACACCTCGACACTCTATCACATACGCAATTCACTCATcgtactcacgactgcatgactcgtgactgtgcagCTAAGCCACGCCTACAAAAATCCACTCTCCTGTAACAACCTCGCAATCTTCTCGTCCTCTCGCTCGCGcggctcgagcagcagactCTGCTCGTACAAGTCATCGGCAGACCTTGCATCTACCAGATTTGCCTCAATGTACTTTTCAAGTGCCGGGACGACGGCAAGGTTGTACGGGGTAGATTGATGGATCGTAATCTCCCTGATCACCTCGGCTGTCTTCTGTCGCTTGCCAAAGTTGATCAGCTGGTCGTTCTCCTTGAGTCGATCCCGGttgccatcctcgatgAAGGTGAGGTCACCAAGGTATCGCCCCAAAAACGGTACACACGGCGGTTTGAGCTTGTGGATCATCTCGCGGTAGTTGGCCCAATTGCGTGACGCCGACATGAGCTGCTCCAGCGATTCAAACACCAGCACGTACTTCTGCGAGACAGCGTCCCACGTTCGTCGTAGCCGATGGATCGGCGCTGTGGACAGCGCAGAGACGATGGCCCACATGCCCGAGAAGTTGTTGAGTGCACGACACCGATCGGCAATGCTGATAAAGTGCTTGATAAGCGCCGCGCGCTTCTTCAGATCCTCCTGCTGCAAGATCGTCTCGGCCACCCACGCCGAGATGCGGTTGTGCGTGGTGATGCTGTCCATGATGCCCTTGGCATGCACGTCATTGCCCGGCTTGGTCCACTTGAGCCCCAAGCACTCGGCAGGCTTGACCTTGTTGTACAatctcgactcgagcagcgtcagctGCCTGGCCATCTCCAGcgcgtcgatctcgaggaacttgagcttcttgagaTTCTTGGGCAAGATGGGCGCAGGCGCAGAGTTCGGCAGTACCATCTTGCGGATCATCTGCTCGCCCTCGCCCTGCCTCCTTTCCACCAACCTCTGCAGATGCTGCGAAGGCGCCTTCATCGCCGGCGCTTCGCCCATCTCCTCGACCGCAAAGCGTCGAACCTGGTCCAGGTACGGCTCATCCTCGCCCTCGTAAAAGTGCATCTCGAGCCAACTCTTGAGTACGTTGAATACCCGAAGTCGGATCGGAatttgcttcttctcggtcCAAagcgccagctcgtcctcgctGAGCCCTTCCGGCGGCAGGATGCGGAATCGCTGCGCCAATAGATCCAGCAgcgtctgcgtcgtcgTAAACGAGCGGTACGTCATCAGGAACGTGTTGTTGAACGATGCGTCAAACGAATTGTGCATCGTCAGACGCGCCAACAACGCCTCGAGTGTAGCCCCCTTGACCGAGCCGTCCTGAGCAATCACAATGTCATCGCCCATGTAGTCGGGCTCGAGGAACCACGGCACCTCATCCTCCTTGCGTCGGGACATACTCGATGGCGCTGTAATGCCGGTGCCAGCGCTGTGTTCGCTATCGTGCGTCGTGGTCTGCGTCAGAGGTGCGTCGTCGCCCAGCGTACCTCGACGACTGACGATCCGCCCTGAAGTGTCTGTGAACGACTGCAGTGAACGCACCGAGCCGCCCGTGGTAACAGAAGTGGATCGCTGGCGATGGTTGTTGGAAGCTTGCATCGGTCCCAGTCGGCCGGCAGCCAAGCTTGGGACAGGCGAGTTGGACGTCGACACAGAGGTCGCACGGCTGCCGGACCTGGCCCTTGGTCCATTGGGGACAGCGATGCCAGGGCCCAAGTACATGAATTCGGCCTCTTCCTCTggctcgtcatcgttggCCTTATGGTAGCGggccatctcgtcgagctcttcgtGAAGACCAttgctggtggtgttgaCCCTGCGTGAAAAGACGCCCGTGGAAGGCAGAATGATGCCATCTTCAGAGCCGTTCGGCGAAGCGCGAACACCGAGAAAAGGCGAGGCGTCGCGTAGCTGCTCTTCGCCCACCTTGGCGATCTCTTGAAGCGTCTTGACCACCGCTGCAGAcagcttggccagcttAACTGTCTGCTTTTGCACGACCGGGGCCGAGCTGCCGTACTCCTGTACAGCTAGGAAGAGGGAGCCTGAGGCGTCATACGCGATCTGTTTAAGGACCACAAAGCGACGCATTAGGTCGCGCGCCTTGACCGCATTCGCAGCATTGCGCTCGTTGATGGACGAGGATTTGGCCTCCTTGGCATGAGggccatcgacgtcgaggccTGAGGCTAGATCGATGCTCTCGATCATAGCTTCAAGGGCGCCATATTGGGACAGCACCGACAAGGCAGAGGTAGccacgctgctgcctggCTGAGCCTCGAGCCGGATGAGCGCTTGTTGTAGCTGCTGAATCATCTGCTGATCCAATCGCTTTTCAGGGATGCGTCGCAACGTTAGCAAACCGCGCACCACCGCCGATTCCACATCTCTGCGCTGATCAAAGGGATTGCTTCGCGCGCCCTTGCCCTCCGCTTTCATCAGAGCGGTCTCGCACTTGGAAGGAAGCACGAAACCGTTGCCTAGCCAACCTGCGGCCATTCCGCTGCCGTAGGATGTTGAGCCAACACCGTTGAGGCCCAAGTCGCTCTCTAGGCTGCCCTCTACCCTGCGCAACCACCCACGGCTGTAAGGTGCCCCAAGGGCGGTGCTTCGCGAGCGTTCGGCTTCCGTGCCGAGACTCTGAAGCGTTCgcgcgagctcgagtgcGTCTTCGCGCAATCGTTGTCTGCATTGGTAGAGCTTGGAAAAgacgtcggcgtcgagatcggtCATGGTACTTTCCATGCCGGACGTAGGCGAAGAAGCTAGGGTGACGGTGTGATCAATGACTTGGCGCGAGGAGAGGACAAGCTTGGACACGACAGCGTTGAGCTTGCGTGCGACCAGATGCAGGGACCCCGGCGTTGGTGCAAGCGAATCCTTCTGGCTGACGCCAATGACATGCAAGTCAGAAGGATCAGAGCCATTGGTCAAAGTGCAAAGTGTGTCGAGCACCTTAGAGTACAAGTTGAGGTCGACGTCTTTGGTCACATGGGCGGTATCGGAGAGGGACTTTGGAATATCGCTTGAAGCCATGGGTACGGCGACAAGCTTGGAGACGGAAGCCAcatcgctgctcgagagcgagagTGAGCCAGTGGCATAGAGCACCTCGCGGATAGCAGCTACCACGTCGGCAGTAGCATACGCCAATCTGGGCAGGTAGATGCCGTCGGCGCTGCAGACCGAGACATCCGCCTGTGCCAGACCATTGGTGCCGATTTGCTCGGTGGCAATGGCGGCCAAGTTTCGGATGAGTTCATTGGCGCGTCGAACGAGGGAGCTGACAGGCGGCACAGGAGGTGGCTGGAGCGCCTTCTGCATTTCGTAGGCGGAGGTTTCCTCGTGTAGCAAGGAGAAAGGCAAGATCTTGGGTGATGAAAGCACGGCGTGATTGGCGAGGGCAGCCAGAGTAGATGCTATGCTGCCAACGCGATGGCGGCCATGTCTGGAAGAGGACGGCTTGGGTGGCTTGCCGGGTAGATGTGGATTCATATCGCCGTCGATATCGGATTCGTCCGATCCGAGCTGAAGCTCTGAGACGCCCTGGGTGATGTTGAGGCCAGCGCCCAGATTCGGCGCGCCTCTGCTGTGTTCGATAGGCGCGATTGCCGGGATGGTGGAGTGTCGAGGCGAACGGCTGCGAGGAGTGACGTTGGAGAGAATGGTCAGCTTCGTCTTTGCATCGGCATGGTTCCAACGAATCTCGTGGGTGGAGCGATGGACATAGAAAAAGTActtttcgtcgtcggtcaATCGCACCCTCCAAGGTTTGGGCACGGCGGTAAGGTCGGGCATGCGATCGGCCGTGTTGGAACTTGGCGCTCGAACGGGTGCGGTGCCGTTGTGAAAGATGGctgtgttgctgctgttggcggAAGAGGGGCGCGACTCTGCACTGGCATTTCGGGATGTGGGTCTGCTTCGTTCTGGACCGAGGTGACTCGAGTCGTAGAGGTCCTTGCGAGAGTCGGCCGAGCTGTTTTGgtcggacgaggtggtgcgAATCATGGGTTGCGGCTGCAATCTGCTGGTGGGTGACGAGAATACGGCAGTGTCGTTGTGAGTAGAGCGAGTATCTGGGGGGACCTGTGCCGAAGTGGCTCCAGTGCGGGTATTGTAAAAGACGGTGTGTCCTCGCTGAGAAGTCTTTAAAACCCAAACATCGCCAGAGGGAGAGGTATCGGCTTGAGAGCCCGTGGCAGCTCTAGGTctggcagcggcagcagcggcagcagcagctaAGGAAGTGGACGCCGCGGAATCGGGCTGAAGCGGATTTGAGACGGAAGCGGCTCTGGAGCGTTCGCGTTCCAAGGCAAGCATCTGatccgaggccgaggaggaagaggcaCGGGGGTATTCAGGGATGGCGGATCGAGAAGATGTTGATGCTAGTGAGGATGTGTCGCGTCGATAGGGGGATGCGTCTGGAAGTTGCAAGACAGGTGTGTGAGCGAGTTGGGGACTAGCTGGATCAAAGATGCGTCTCTTTGGATCGAGCATGGCAGCTTCGGCAAGCTGACTGAAGGCGTCGCTGTTTCCGATGCCGTCACCTTTGATGAGCGCTTGGAGCCCATCAAAGCCAgcgccgaggccgagacgTGAGAAGGAATCCGAGTCGGCGGAAAGATGAGGCGAGAGGCCCAAACTGTACTGTGCGTGCATCTGTGCGCGGgagatgagctcgagctcagctTCGTGATCCGAGATGGGCTCAACATAGTTGGAAGGAAACCAACCTCGAACATGGTTGTCCAGCAGACCATCCCACCAACCGGATTCGAGCTGAGTGAGTACCTCGATGAGCGCACCCTTAGAGAAGGAGAGCGAGCTGGCGTCGTTGGATTCGAAATCGTAGAGAGCGCGCACAAAGAAGGACGATGGttcgtccgagtcgtctCCGGTGCTAGGAGTTGGATCATCGAAAGACGCAGGGACATATGCGAGACGCGGTTGAGACGTGCGTGTATAAGGCAGACTGTTGCCGAGGGCGGCAGCAGAAGTCGAGGTCATGATGAGACTGTGAGCAATTGGCAGTGGGAAGCGAAAGCGTGCTGAGAGCCCTGAGAAGGGGGAGAGAGGGGTGATGCTAGGAGCGCAAACGACTCGAGCTGAATGGTCAGCAGCGTGATTGGAGGTCGAGGGCGCGAAAGGCGGGTAGCATGGATGCAGGTGTGTGCGTGACAAGTGCGGCGAATGATAGATGTACGTTAGCTGGCGTGGTTGTACTAGGACGCAGACAAAGAAAGCGTCCAAGGCCAAGGGTGGGGTAGAACGCGCGCAAGGCAAGAATGGTATTGGTGATGATTACGACGATGCGAGTGGATCGAGGGTGCAGGTTGAATGAGCACTGAAAGCGGCGCAGATGGCGGGCAAGGAGCGAGCTCGGAGCAAGACCGGTGGAGCTAAATGAAAGCGTTGAGAAAAAGAAAGCGAGTAGTTGGCTGGGGAACGGTGGGACAAACCGACCAAGATGAAATTCTGAGTGGGTAGAGAGGCTGATGGATCGAAACGTTTCAGAGTGGGGCAGCCGATGAGCGATAACAGCGATCGCTGTAGGGACACGAAGCGAGCCGCGGGGTAtgacggtggtgatggtggtggtgagaaTGAGATGAAGGGTGTGATGGATAGAGGACTAATGACGTGAGGAAAAGAGTGGTGAGTG of Mycosarcoma maydis chromosome 7, whole genome shotgun sequence contains these proteins:
- a CDS encoding uncharacterized protein (related to Guanyl nucleotide exchange factor Sql2), whose product is MTSTSAAALGNSLPYTRTSQPRLAYVPASFDDPTPSTGDDSDEPSSFFVRALYDFESNDASSLSFSKGALIEVLTQLESGWWDGLLDNHVRGWFPSNYVEPISDHEAELELISRAQMHAQYSLGLSPHLSADSDSFSRLGLGAGFDGLQALIKGDGIGNSDAFSQLAEAAMLDPKRRIFDPASPQLAHTPVLQLPDASPYRRDTSSLASTSSRSAIPEYPRASSSSASDQMLALERERSRAASVSNPLQPDSAASTSLAAAAAAAAARPRAATGSQADTSPSGDVWVLKTSQRGHTVFYNTRTGATSAQVPPDTRSTHNDTAVFSSPTSRLQPQPMIRTTSSDQNSSADSRKDLYDSSHLGPERSRPTSRNASAESRPSSANSSNTAIFHNGTAPVRAPSSNTADRMPDLTAVPKPWRVRLTDDEKYFFYVHRSTHEIRWNHADAKTKLTILSNVTPRSRSPRHSTIPAIAPIEHSRGAPNLGAGLNITQGVSELQLGSDESDIDGDMNPHLPGKPPKPSSSRHGRHRVGSIASTLAALANHAVLSSPKILPFSLLHEETSAYEMQKALQPPPVPPVSSLVRRANELIRNLAAIATEQIGTNGLAQADVSVCSADGIYLPRLAYATADVVAAIREVLYATGSLSLSSSDVASVSKLVAVPMASSDIPKSLSDTAHVTKDVDLNLYSKVLDTLCTLTNGSDPSDLHVIGVSQKDSLAPTPGSLHLVARKLNAVVSKLVLSSRQVIDHTVTLASSPTSGMESTMTDLDADVFSKLYQCRQRLREDALELARTLQSLGTEAERSRSTALGAPYSRGWLRRVEGSLESDLGLNGVGSTSYGSGMAAGWLGNGFVLPSKCETALMKAEGKGARSNPFDQRRDVESAVVRGLLTLRRIPEKRLDQQMIQQLQQALIRLEAQPGSSVATSALSVLSQYGALEAMIESIDLASGLDVDGPHAKEAKSSSINERNAANAVKARDLMRRFVVLKQIAYDASGSLFLAVQEYGSSAPVVQKQTVKLAKLSAAVVKTLQEIAKVGEEQLRDASPFLGVRASPNGSEDGIILPSTGVFSRRVNTTSNGLHEELDEMARYHKANDDEPEEEAEFMYLGPGIAVPNGPRARSGSRATSVSTSNSPVPSLAAGRLGPMQASNNHRQRSTSVTTGGSVRSLQSFTDTSGRIVSRRGTLGDDAPLTQTTTHDSEHSAGTGITAPSSMSRRKEDEVPWFLEPDYMGDDIVIAQDGSVKGATLEALLARLTMHNSFDASFNNTFLMTYRSFTTTQTLLDLLAQRFRILPPEGLSEDELALWTEKKQIPIRLRVFNVLKSWLEMHFYEGEDEPYLDQVRRFAVEEMGEAPAMKAPSQHLQRLVERRQGEGEQMIRKMVLPNSAPAPILPKNLKKLKFLEIDALEMARQLTLLESRLYNKVKPAECLGLKWTKPGNDVHAKGIMDSITTHNRISAWVAETILQQEDLKKRAALIKHFISIADRCRALNNFSGMWAIVSALSTAPIHRLRRTWDAVSQKYVLVFESLEQLMSASRNWANYREMIHKLKPPCVPFLGRYLGDLTFIEDGNRDRLKENDQLINFGKRQKTAEVIREITIHQSTPYNLAVVPALEKYIEANLVDARSADDLYEQSLLLEPREREDEKIARLLQESGFL